In Zingiber officinale cultivar Zhangliang chromosome 8B, Zo_v1.1, whole genome shotgun sequence, a single genomic region encodes these proteins:
- the LOC122013598 gene encoding aldehyde oxidase GLOX-like, whose product MRSLEFRTTLPLLFLFFVGVAGGSGGQWVVLQRSIGVSAMHMQLLHNDRVVVFDRTDFGRSNLSLPSGGGCRRDPHDRALRLDCTAHSAEYEVATNTFRPLTISTDTWCSSGTVAPDGSLVQTGGFNDGERAVRTFRPCLNRTCDWVEVSQALAVRRWYATNHIVPDGRAIIVGGRRQFSYEFYPKTHPSDMTAVVLPFLRETRDAAENNLYPFVHLNLDGHLFIFANNRAILLDYTKNSVVRTYPTMPGGHPRNYPSSGSSVLLPLEPSPKEAEVLICGGAPAESYARSVLKQKPFLRALDTCGRLKITDAAPSWTMETMPVPRVMGDMVLLPTGEVLTINGAKSGTAGWELAGEPALTPVLYRPGSPPGTRFNPQSPSTTPRLYHSAAVLLRDGRVLVGGGNPHISYDFYGVEFPTELSLEAFSPPYLSAENLASRPRVMVPVSSSPIKLSYGERFILRFTVAASLRRVRVTMAAPAFATHSFSMSQRLLVLETKVEKTEGGAWHAVAVAPASGVVAPSGYYMVYVVNGEVPSEGVWCHIHSDGADAA is encoded by the exons ATGAGATCGCTAGAATTTCGCACAACTCTTCcactcctcttccttttcttcgtcGGAGTTGCCGGTGGCAGCGGCGGTCAATGGGTGGTGCTTCAGCGGAGCATTGGGGTCTCGGCCATGCACATGCAGCTTCTGCACAACGACCGCGTGGTGGTATTCGACCGCACCGACTTCGGCCGCTCCAACCTCTCGCTCCCATCCGGCGGCGGCTGCCGCCGAGACCCCCACGACCGGGCGCTCCGCCTCGACTGCACCGCGCACTCCGCCGAGTACGAAGTCGCGACCAACACCTTCCGCCCCCTCACCATTTCCACCGACACATGGTGCTCCTCCGGAACCGTCGCCCCCGATGGATCCCTCGTCCAGACCGGCGGCTTCAACGACGGCGAGCGCGCCGTCCGCACCTTCCGCCCTTGCCTCAACCGCACCTGCGACTGGGTCGAAGTCTCGCAG GCCCTCGCCGTCCGGCGGTGGTACGCCACCAATCACATCGTTCCCGACGGCCGCGCCATAATCGTAGGCGGTCGTCGCCAGTTCAGCTATGAGTTCTACCCCAAGACTCACCCTTCAGACATGACCGCCGTTGTGCTCCCCTTCCTTCGCGAGACCAGAGACGCCGCCGAGAACAACCTCTACCCCTTTGTTCACCTCAACCTCGACGGCCACCTCTTCATCTTCGCCAACAACCGGGCCATCCTTCTCGACTACACCAAGAACTCCGTCGTGAGGACCTACCCGACCATGCCCGGAGGCCACCCCCGGAATTACCCGAGCTCCGGTTCTTCTGTTCTGCTCCCGCTGGAGCCGTCGCCGAAGGAGGCCGAGGTCCTCATCTGCGGCGGTGCGCCGGCTGAATCCTACGCCCGGTCAGTGCTGAAGCAGAAACCTTTCCTCCGCGCGCTCGACACGTGCGGGCGCCTCAAGATCACAGACGCCGCCCCGTCGTGGACCATGGAGACCATGCCGGTGCCGCGGGTCATGGGAGACATGGTGCTGCTCCCCACCGGTGAGGTGCTCACCATCAACGGCGCCAAGTCGGGGACCGCTGGATGGGAGCTCGCCGGAGAGCCGGCGCTCACTCCCGTTCTCTACCGCCCGGGGAGCCCGCCTGGAACCCGTTTTAACCCCCAGAGTCCGTCGACCACGCCGCGGCTCTATCACTCCGCCGCGGTTTTGCTTCGCGACGGCCGCGTGCTCGTCGGCGGAGGCAATCCCCACATCAGCTACGACTTCTACGGAGTCGAGTTCCCGACGGAGCTCAGCCTGGAGGCCTTCTCGCCGCCGTACCTGAGTGCGGAGAACTTGGCGTCACGGCCGCGAGTAATGGTCCCTGTTTCGTCGTCCCCGATCAAGCTGAGCTACGGGGAGCGATTTATCTTGCGATTCACGGTGGCTGCGTCATTGAGACGTGTGCGTGTGACGATGGCGGCCCCAGCCTTCGCGACGCACTCGTTCTCGATGAGCCAGAGGCTGCTAGTGCTGGAGACGAAGGTGGAGAAAACAGAGGGCGGCGCGTGGCATGCGGTGGCTGTGGCTCCGGCGTCGGGCGTTGTGGCGCCGTCTGGTTATTATATGGTGTACGTGGTAAACGGAGAAGTACCGAGCGAAggcgtgtggtgtcacatacataGTGACGGCGCCGACGCTGCATAA